In Xanthomonas theicola, a single genomic region encodes these proteins:
- a CDS encoding DUF421 domain-containing protein — translation MSDLFQLSMPWWEFILRAVLVYVAVLTMVRVSGKRAMGQLTPFDMLLIVLLGNAVQNALLGKDTSLGGGLLLAATLIALNFGVGLVASRSRRIERLIEGEPVVLARDGHVFGQVLRRELVSNADFEAAMRQQGCPGIDNLRLALLETNGHITILTSKDD, via the coding sequence ATGTCCGATCTTTTCCAACTGTCGATGCCGTGGTGGGAATTCATCTTGCGCGCGGTGTTGGTGTACGTGGCGGTGCTGACCATGGTGCGGGTGTCCGGCAAGCGCGCCATGGGCCAGCTGACCCCGTTCGACATGCTGCTGATCGTGCTGCTCGGCAATGCGGTGCAGAACGCCCTGCTGGGCAAAGACACCTCGCTGGGCGGCGGCTTGTTGCTGGCGGCAACGCTGATCGCGCTGAACTTCGGGGTCGGCCTGGTCGCCTCGCGCAGCAGACGCATCGAGCGGCTGATCGAAGGCGAGCCGGTGGTGCTGGCGCGCGACGGCCACGTGTTCGGCCAGGTGCTGCGCCGCGAACTGGTCAGCAACGCCGATTTCGAGGCGGCGATGCGCCAGCAGGGCTGCCCCGGCATCGACAACCTGCGCCTGGCGCTGCTGGAGACCAACGGCCACATCACTATCCTCACCAGCAAGGACGATTGA